Genomic DNA from Desulfuromonas versatilis:
GCCTGCTGGCCAGCCAGCGCCCCTCCGATCAGTACCAGTTCGCCGTCATTCTCTTCGACCTCGACCGCTTCAAACAGTACAACGACCGCTGCGGCCATCTCTGCGGAGACCAAGCCCTGCGGCAGACCGCTGAAACCATCCAGGAACAGGTGCGCCAGGGCGATATCGCCTCGCGCTACGGCGGGGAGGAGTTCGCCGTGGTGCTGCATCGGCTCAACGAGGCCCAGGCCTTCGCCGTGGCCGAACGGATCCGCGCCGGCGTTGAAGACTTGCCCTTCAACCGACAGGAACTGCTCGACACCGGTAACCTGACCATCAGCGGCGGCATTGCGCTTTACCCCAAGGACGGGCTCACCACCGAGGCACTGCTGGACTTTGCCGACCAGCAACTCTACCAGGCCAAGCACGCCCGCAACCAGATCTGCCCCCAGCGCTCCGAGTTCCGCCGCGCCGCCCGCCTGCGGATGCAGTCGATGGTGGAATTCGCTTTGCCCAACCACGAAGTCTTCTACACCGGCTTGACCTTCGACATCAGCCCCGGCGGCATGGCCATCGGCTGCGACGCCGAGATCCAGCCAGGAACCAACCTGCAACTGCGCTTCAAAAAACCCTTTTGGCCGGTGGATCGCAACCTCAGCGCCACGGTGCGCAACATCCGCAGGGACAACCGCGACGGCATCGTCCGCATCGGGCTGCAGTTCGATGAACCCTGGGATGCGATCCAGCCGCTGCTGCCCGAGGCCGTCGCTGCCCGGGAAGCCTCCCAGGCCACGGTGGCAAGGATTGCCGGACTTTCCCGCTAGATCCGGCCGCGGCAGCCTCGAACCTACCCGCGCCCCCGGTTCTGCCGCAGCGGGTCGGGGTCGCGGTCCCGGAACAACTCCTCCAGGCTGATCTGGCGATCGGGCTGCTGCAGGAACACCCGGACCGCATCGACCCGCCGCCGAATTTCGGCCTCGGCCAGTTCACGCAACTCCCCTTCACGCTGCGGCAGCTCCTGATCCAGGCTCGAACCACCGGATCTCTGCTCCCGCCCCAGATCGAGCTTCAGGCGCATCTTCAGCAACTCCCCCAGCCTTTGCCGGTGCCGCTCCCCGAACCGGAAAACCTCCGGCACCAAAGCCGAGAAACTGCGCACCCCGCGGATGTCCCGGCCCTCGATGCGGTAGGCATCGAGGACTTCGGGCTCGAGGTCCCGGAAATTCTGCATCGGCATGTACATGCGGGGCAGGTACTGGAGTACTTTTTCCGCCTTTTTGCGGTGCCCGCCGATAATCACCGAGGCGCCGACCTCGCCGCGCTGAGATCCCTTGGTCCAGGGAGCGCCGGTGATGCCGAAATCGTTGAGCACCGGAAGCTGCAGCAGCACCGAAAGGGTGTTGATCGCCAGGGCGAACCCGGCGGAGGGGCCGCCGACGCTGTAAGAGGCCGACAGCAGCTGGTGATGCAGGCTGTAGCCGTCGAGAAATTCCCCGAACAGCCGGGGCACGTTGAGTTCGGGGCAGAGCGCCTGCAGGTAGTTCTCGACCAGGGTCAGCGCCTCGCGGGCGCTCTGGTGGGTCATCTGCACCGCCAGGTCGAGCTCGGCCGCCCCCGGCGCGGCCGAGGAGACCGCCCCGGTGACCACGATCTTCTCGGGAAACATCCGGTAAACCAGCGAGGAGGCGATGGGCAGCAAAACCCCGCTGGTGTCGTTGGCCCCCACCCCCACCACGAAGCCGACCTGAGGCTCTTCGGAGAGCTCGGTTTCCAGAAACTCGTCAAGCTGCTGCTTCCCCTTGCGGGTGGGGCTGCCGGCCAGTTGCTGGCGCGCACTGCCGAGATGCCACCGGGTTACCGGATAGACCCCCTCGCGGTGGAGCGGGGCGAGCTGCTCGGCGACCTGGTCAAGGATCCGCAGCAATCCCTCTTCCCCCTGGCGGGCCTGCAGCACCAGGCTGGGCTCGCCCCCCGCCCCCTCGAGCAGGCCGACCAGGGTCTTGTAATTGAAGCGCACGAAGCGCCCCCGCTCCTCCGCCGAGCCGCCCACCGCGTCCATCAGCTTGCCCAGCACCTCGGCCTCGGTGGAGCGCTGGCTGCGGATCTTTTCGGCGAAGGCGGTAAAATCGGCAGGAGTTTCGCAGATGCTGCGCGCCGCCTTGACCATCTCCTCGAAGTTCAACCCCGGCTCCAGGGGCAGTTCGCCGAGCTCCTTGCGCATGATGCGCTGGGCGTCGTCATCGCGCATGTGCCCGGTGACGTTGAGGACCTTGAGGCGCTTGGAGCGGATCAGCGCCGGGTCGAGGATGTCGAGGCGATTGGTGG
This window encodes:
- a CDS encoding diguanylate cyclase — encoded protein: MVEHIQGLLAQGKADDRQLVESLERLARKLGDETYREVLRALAGKEFPVEQAKKYWQAALQHQGEFFSALPLEQGLRPALLHYLQNIAGEFRDPRIIEAEQLKGLEKASLTDGLTGLFNQTYLKAHLDRLLASQRPSDQYQFAVILFDLDRFKQYNDRCGHLCGDQALRQTAETIQEQVRQGDIASRYGGEEFAVVLHRLNEAQAFAVAERIRAGVEDLPFNRQELLDTGNLTISGGIALYPKDGLTTEALLDFADQQLYQAKHARNQICPQRSEFRRAARLRMQSMVEFALPNHEVFYTGLTFDISPGGMAIGCDAEIQPGTNLQLRFKKPFWPVDRNLSATVRNIRRDNRDGIVRIGLQFDEPWDAIQPLLPEAVAAREASQATVARIAGLSR